GTGTCATATGCTGTTGCCACAGGAATACCTGGGTAACGTCATCACTTTGTGTATTGAAAAACGCGGTATGCAGACCAACATGGTTTACCACGGTAACCAAGTGGCACTGACGTATGAAATCCCGATGGCTGAAGTGGTTCTCGATTTCTTCGATCGCCTGAAGTCAACATCCCGTGGCTACGCCTCGCTGGATTACAATTTCAAACGTTTCCAAACCTCTGACATGGTGCGTGTTGATGTGTTAATCAACAACGAACGTGTTGACGCGCTGGCGCTTATTACCCATCGTGATAATGCGCAATACCGTGGCCGTGATCTGGTTGAGAAAATGAAAGAACTGATCCCGCGCCAGCAATTTGATATTGCTATTCAGGCTGCTATCGGCAACCACATTATTGCTCGTTCTACTGTGAAACAGTTACGTAAAAACGTACTGGCGAAATGTTATGGCGGTGATGTTAGCCGTAAGAAGAAACTTTTGCAGAAACAGAAAGACGGTAAGAAACGTATGAAGCAGGTCGGTAACGTTGAATTACCGCAAGAGGCTTTCCTGGCTATTCTGCACGTCGGAAAAGACAGCAAATAAGGAGTTTTGATGGCTAACATGTTTGCCTTGATTTTAGCGATAGCGACACTGCTGACAGGGATTATCTGGTGCTTTGAGCGGTTTAAATGGGGACCGGCTCGCCAGGCAAAAATTGCGGCTGTTAATGCGCAAACTGCGGCGATCAAGGCACAAACGGGTTGTGCTGTAGATAATAAGACTTTAGCACAGGCAGCAAGGCAGCCTGGCTGGATAGAGACTTGTGCGTCAGTCTTCCCGGTGTTAGCTCTGGTATTTATCGTCCGTTCGTTTATTTACGAACCCTTCCAGATCCCTTCTGGTTCGATGATGCCAACGCTCTTGATCGGTGACTTCATTCTGGTTGAGAAGTTTGCTTATGGGATTAAAGACCCCATCACGCAAACCACGCTGATCCCTACGGGGCATCCCAAACGTGGCGATATTACGGTATTTAAATATCCGCTAGATCCACGTTTGGACTATATCAAGCGAGTCGTGGGCTTGCCGGGGGACCGGGTGAGTTATAATCCAATCAGCAAAGAGGTCACGGTTCAGCCTGCGTGTAATACCGGTACTTCTTGTGATAGCGCGTTGCCGATTACTTACAGTGCATCTGAGCCAAGCGACTTTGTGCAGACATTCCGCTATAGCGGCAATGGTGAGGCTTCTGCTGGCTTCTTCCAGATCCCGACAAACCAAGCGGTGCCTGATGGTGGCGTGCGTCTGCGCGAGCGTACTGAAACGCTTGGGCCGGTTGCACACCATATTCTGACTGTCCCTGGGCGTCAGGATCCGATTGGTTCTTATTATCAGCAACCTGGCCAGCCGTTAGGGGTATGGGTGGTGCCGGAAGGCCATTACTTTATGATGGGCGACAACCGGGATAACAGCGCCGATAGCCGCTTCTGGGGTTTTGTGCCGGAACGTAATCTGGTTGGTAAAGCTACGGCTATCTGGATGAGTTTTGAAAAGCAAGAAGGTGAATGGCCAACGGGTGTTCGTTTAAGTCGAATTGGTGGAATTCATTAATATCGGCTATACCCAAAATCGTTGGAGTTGCAGCAAGCGAGTAAACGAGTAAATCACGATGAGCTGACAAAAGTCAGTGATTCGGGTGACAAATCTGCTGGGAGTAGATTTGAACGCCGTTTGCGGCGGCCTCGTAAAGGCGAGGCCCAAGGATGGGCTGAGTAACGAAAGCCGCTAGCGCTGCTGCAACTTCAAGTAAGCAGGGTATTTAAACGCAGCATTATATTTCCACTCGTTGTAGAATAACCTTTCGAGCGATAAAAGTTGGCTTCTTTATGGGAGCCACTGCAAACGAAACAGCTTTGTCCTGCATATTGGCGGATCAGACCTGTTCCGTATGCTGTAGTTTTTGACGCATTCTTGATCTATTGGTAACTCATGAACCCCATCGTAATAAACAGGCTACAGCGGAAGCTGGGCTACACTTTTCAACAGCAGGAGCTCTTGCTGCAAGCACTGACTCATCGTAGCGCCAATAGCAAACACAATGAGCGTTTGGAGTTCCTGGGTGACTCTATATTAAGTTTTGTTATCGCCAATGAGCTGTATCACCGTTTTCCCCGTGTTGATGAAGGGGATATGAGTCGGATGCGCGCCACATTGGTTAGAGGGAATACACTCGCCGAAATGGCCCGTGAATTTGACCTTGGTGAATGTTTGCGCCTTGGGCCGGGTGAATTGAAAAGTGGTGGTTTCCGCCGTGAATCAATTTTGGCAGATACCGTCGAAGCCTTAATTGGCGGTATATTCCTCGATAGCGATATTCATATGATTGAACGGCTGATTCTCGACTGGTATCGCAGTCGCTTAGATGAGATCAGCCCTGGTGATAAGCAGAAAGACCCAAAAACGCGCTTGCAAGAATATTTGCAAGGCCGTCATCTGCCATTACCTTCTTATCTGGTTGTGCAGGTTCGCGGTGAAGCGCATGACCAGGAATTTACTATCCACTGCCAGGTGAGTGGCTTGAATGAACCGGTAATAGGTACCGGCTCAAGTCGCCGTAAAGCTGAGCAGGCGGCAGCGGAACAAGCGCTGAAACAGTTGGAGCTTGAATGAGCGAAGTAGAAAAAACGTATTGTGGTTTTATTGCAATTGTAGGTCGCCCGAATGTGGGGAAATCTACCTTGCTAAATGAACTGTTGGGGCAAAAAGTCTCCATCACTTCACGTAAACCGCAAACCACACGCCACCGGATTATGGGGATCCATACTGAAGGGCCTTATCAGGCCATTTATGTTGATACCCCAGGGCTGCATATTGAAGAAAAACGCGCCATTAACCGCTTAATGAATCGCGCGGCAAGCAGCTCTCTCGGTGATGTGGAATTAGTGATTTTTGTCGTTGAAGGCACCAATTGGACTGCCGACGATGAAATGGTTGTTAATAAGCTGCGCAGTTTACAATGCCCGGTATTATTGGCGATCAACAAAGTTGATAACGTAACAGACAAAACCAAGCTGTTGCCCCATATTCAGTTCTTAAGTAAGCAGATGAATTTCCTGGATGTTGTTCCTATCTCTGCTGAGAAAGGAATGAACGTGGATACCATCGCCAGCATTGTACGCAAGCTTATGCCGGAAGCGGGTCATCATTTCCCAGAAGATTACATTACAGACCGCTCCCAGCGCTTTATGGCGTCAGAAATCATCCGTGAAAAACTGATGCGCTTCTTGGGTGAGGAATTACCTTACTCGGTAACGGTTGAAATTGAACAGTTTGTACCAAATGAGCGCGGTGGTTATAACATCCATGGGCTGATTTTGGTTGAACGCGAAGGCCAGAAGAAAATGGTCATCGGTAATAAAGGTTCGAAAATCAAGACCATCGGTATTGAAGCCCGTCAGGACATGGAGCAAATGTTCGAAGCAAAAGTACATCTTGAGCTGTGGGTGAAAGTGAAATCAGGTTGGGCAGATGACGAACGTGCATTGCGCAGCTTAGGCTATACCGACGATCTGAAGTAAGGCTCGCCAATGGACGGTTGGCAACGCGCATTTGTCCTGCATGGGCGGCCCTACAGTGAAACCAGTTTAATGCTGGATTTATTCACTGAAGGGGAGGGGCGTATGCGGGTGTTGGCAAAAGGTGCACGGGGTCGCCGTTCTAATCTAAAAGGCTGCTTGCAGCCTTTTACGCCATTATTGGTCCGTTGGGCTGGGCGCGGTGAAGTTAAAACCTTACGCAGTGCTGAGCCTGTATCATTGGCTCTTCCATTGACTGGCTCTATGTTATACAGCGGCTTATATGTCAATGAGCTGCTCTCCCGCGTGTTAGAACATCAAACCAATTACTCTGCTCTATTCTTCGATTATCTGCATTGCTTACAGGCGTTGGCAGGCAGCGATGGATCGCCTGAATATGCTCTGCGCCAGTTTGAGTTGGCGATATTGGCCCATCTTGGTTATGGTGTGGACTTTCTCCATTGTGCAGGGAGTGGTCAGCCAATATCAGATACCATGACCTACCGCTATCGGGAAGAAAAAGGATTTATCGCCAGCTTAGTGGTTGATCACTATAGCTTTACCGGTCGCCAATTATCAGCCTTAGCTAACCGTGAGTTTCCTGATGCTGATACTTTACGCGCCGCTAAGCGATTCACCCGCATCGCCCTTAAACCCTATCTGGGCGGTAAGCCGTTAAAAAGCCGTGAACTGTTTCGCCAGTTTGTGATTAAACCGCCAGCAGATCCCACACCATAGCGGCAATCCCCTCATTTTTTAAACTGCCCACCATCAACTTTCCCGCACAGTAACCTATCCGCTGACAGTCTAGTCGGTGTAAACTGCGAGGCACTTACGCGTTTAAGGGCAGGCTTTCTTTGCGTGCTTATTGACCTATTAAAGATGCATCCATATCTGGAGGGCTGTCATGGCTGATTTATTGTTGGGCGTCAATATTGATCACATTGCGACATTACGAAATGCACGTGGGACCATTTACCCCGATCCTGTTCAGGCAGCGTTTATTGCCGAGCAAGCCGGTGCCGACGGTATTACCGTGCATTTACGTGAAGATCGTCGCCATATCACTGATCGGGATGTACGCATCTTGCGCCAAACCATCCAGACCCGCATGAATCTGGAGATGGCGGTTACTGATGAAATGGTTGATATTGCCTGTGAGTTACAACCGCACTTTTGCTGTCTGGTGCCGGAAAAACGCCAGGAAGTCACCACCGAAGGCGGGCTGGATGTTGCCGGTCAACTCGATAAAATGACCATTGCGGTGAGCCGATTATCTGAGGCTGGTATTCTGGTGTCACTGTTTATCGATCCCGACATGCGCCAGATTGATGCAGCCGTTGCCGTGGGTGCCCCATATATTGAGATTCATACCGGCGCATACGCGGATGCTACTACCGATTTGGTGCGTCAGGCTGAATTAGTACGCATAACCAAAGCCGCGACCTATGCCGCAGGCAAAGGATTGAAGGTAAATGCAGGCCATGGACTGACTTATCACAATGTGCAACCGATCGCAGCCTTACCAGAGATGCATGAGCTGAATATCGGTCATGCCATTATTGGTCAGGCAGTAATGACGGGCCTGGCGGCTGCCGTTACTGATATGAAAGTATTAATGCGGGAAGCGCGTCGTTAATGGCGATTTTGGGGTTAGGCACTGATATTGTTGAGATTTCAAGGATTGAGGCCGTGGTGGAACGCAGTGGCGAAAAACTGGCTCGGCGTATCCTTAGCCCATCGGAATGGCAGCATTATCAGCAGCATCAACAGCCAATTCGGTTTCTGGCAAAACGCTTTGCCGTTAAAGAGGCCGCAGCTAAGGCATTTGGCACCGGTATTCGTAATGGTTTGGCATTTAATCAGTTTGAAGTCGTTAACGATGCACTGGGTAAGCCGACATTGCATTTACATCAACGAGCGGCAGAATTGGCCGTTGAGCTGGGTGTCAAATCCCTGCATGTAAGTTTGGCCGATGAACGGCGTTATGCCTGCGCGACCGTCATTATTGAAAGTTAAGACAGTGTTAGCGGCTAACCGTGGCAAGAGAGAACGAGGGTGTGCATGAGAATGCAGCCCTTTTTGCTATGCGCAAATGTAGGTATTAAAAACGAATATTGCAGCGGGTATTACAAACGTTCGGCGTGATGCAGTTGGACAAACTTATCCCACAGTTGTTCGTTACTCTCAACCCAGGCAGGATCGATAGCAATCGTATTATCGATAGGACAGACCAACTGGCAGGTTGGTGTTTCGTAATGACCGACACATTCCGTACAGCGCATCGGATCAATCTGATAGATCTCTGCACCCATGGAAATTGCCTCATTAGGGCATTCCGGCTCGCACATGTCGCAATTAATACATTTACGAGTGATCAACAGGGCCATGCTTTCTTTTACCTTAGGTCGGGTATTCTCAACTGCGGGGGATTATACCCCTCTGGTATCCTTAGACCAGTTTTTTTACCAGTGCCGCACTGTGCTTAATATGATCCTGAGCGCTTTCCAAGTCTTGCTGGATCATCGCCATAAATAATAGATCAGTTAGAGCATATTGCGCGGTACTTGAGGAGATCGCTGCACTGCGAATCGCTGGCTCTTCCGAAATGGTATATAAGCAATGGTCGGCACGTTGCTGCAAACTGTTAGGGGAGAAGCTGGTCAGTGCCAGCACTTTGGCACCAGAACGCTGTGCCTCTTCAGCCGCCAGATTTATCTCGCGGCGTTCACCGCTAAATGAGATAGCCAGCAGTAAATCCCGCGCATCCAATGCTTGTACTGCGGCCAATTGTGCATGCATATCGGTTTCCGAGACCGCCATAATACCGATTTTCAGTAGCTTATAAGCCAGATCTTTTGCTACCAGCCCGGATGCTCCAATACCGGTCAGAATAATTCTTCGCGCCGACAATAACATCTCTAATGCTTGCGTAAGTCGTTGTTCACTGTTGATATCCAGAGTTGCCCGTAGTGCTGCGGCTTTCTCGCTCAGGAGTTTTTCCCCGACGATCTTCAAACTGTCAGTGCTCAAGATTTGATTATGCAGTGTTACAGCCTGTGCTGGGGCCGCGACAATTTCACTCAGGGCCAGTTTTAGCGCCGGGAAGCCTTTGTAGCCTAATTTTTGGGCAAATTTAACTACCGCAGATTGGCTGACACCGGTTTGCTGCGCCAACTTTTGCGAACTAAGATGGCGTGCCTGCTCAGGATTGGTTAGCAGGAAATCGGCTAACTTACGGTCATTTTGTGCCAGCGTCGGATAAAGCTGACGGATGCGAAGAAGACTACTCATAAATCAGTTCCTGAATGCGGGAAAAATAATACCCGGAAATACTCAAGATAAACGGCAAGTGATGGAGCATAGCACCCTTTTTTGTGTTCATTAGATGAATAGCGCAAGAAAATAGTCGCTTAAATGAATATAATATTCATTTGTAAATTAAATGTTATGAATTAAAAATTCAATGAAGGACATATCATGAATTTGGGTACATTGATTTCAGAAAGTCGTAATCCGGCTACGATGGAGTTGGATAAGTTTTCTACGCTCGAGATGTTGACCTGCTTTAATGATGAAGATCGCAAAGTGCCGGAGGCCATTCGTTTGGTCTTACCGGCTATCGTTCAAGCGGTAGATTTAGCCGCAGAGTCCTTAAAGCAAGGTGGGCGGCTAATTTATCTGGGGGCCGGTACCAGCGGGAGGCTCGGCGTGTTGGATGCTTCCGAATGTCCACCGACCTTTGGCGTACCTCATGGCAGGGTGATCGGCTTAATTGCCGGAGGCCCAGGCGCTTTACTTAAGGCGGTGGAAGGTGCTGAGGATGATATCGCGCTCGGTGTACGGGATCTGCAAGATTTAAAGCTGACAGCCACTGATATGGTGGTCGGGTTGGCAGCGTCTGGTCGCACGCCTTATGTCATCGGTGCGCTACGTTATGCCCGCCAGCTTGGGTGCCCAACGGCGGCCATTTCTTGTAACCCAGACTCTCCCATCGCGCAGGAAGCTCAGGTTGCGATTTCACCGGTAGTCGGGCCAGAAGCCCTCACTGGCTCTACGCGTATGAAGTCGGGTACTGCACAAAAGTTGGTGCTGAATATGTTATCCACTGGGGCGATGGTGAAACTGGGTAAGGTTTATCAAAATCTGATGGTCGATGTGAAAGCGACCAACGTGAAGCTGATCGATCGCGCTTGCCGCATTGTGGTTGAAGCCACCGGTGCCAGCCGTGTAGAGGCTGAAAATGCCTTATCACAAACGGAGTTTGAGGTAAAACCGGCCATTTTGATGATTCTGAAAGGCGTGAGTGCCGAGCAGGCTCGTCAGGACCTACAGCAGCATAACGGCTATTTGCGTGCTGCATTGTAAGACTCACACTCAGGGAGCCAGCATCAGTTGATTGTTGGCCCTGGTGCCACAGGCAAAGTGATGTTGTATTTAGCTACGATGGTTGTCACCATACTCGTAAGCTTTATATTTACCTGGTTTATGGGATTCAATGACCCTGAGGAGTAACGTTTGAGCGCAGAGCAGGCTACATCAACCTTTAAGCATGCTGGCAATAAGTGCGAGGGGACGGCTGAGGCACCATCAACAAGTGCCAAACGCATTGTCTTCTTTGATCTGGATGGCACGTTGCATCAACAGGACATGTTCGGCAGTTTTTTGCGTTTTCTGTTGCGACATTTGCCGCTAAATCTGTTGCTGGTGGTCCCATTATTGCCGGTGATTGGGCTGGGATTGCTGGCGGGAGGCCGTTGCGCTCGTTGGCCTATGAGCCTGTTACTGTGGGCGATAACCTTCGGTCGGCGCGAAGCGCATTTGAACGATCTGGAATTACGTTTTGTGAATGATTTTCGCCAGAAAGTGACGGAATTTCCCGTGGTCGTGATGCGTTTGCGCCAATATTTGGAGAGTCATGACGTACAGGTATGGTTGATAACCGGCTCGCCGCAACGGCTGGTGGAACAGGTTTATCATGATTCTACATTTATTCACCGTTTGCGGCTGGTCGGTAGCCGCATGGCGCGGCGTCATGGCGGTTGGGTGCTACCTTTACGCTGTTTGGGGCCAGAGAAAGTGGTGCAACTGGAACAGCGTTTGGGATCACCGCTGAAACTTTATAGCGGATACTCGGACAGCAAGCAGGATAACCCGCTATTGTATTTTTGCGAGCATCGCTGGCGGGTCAGTAAAAGCGGCGAATTACAGCAATTAGAATAAACGTCCATTGAAGTCATTCGCCATGTTAAGCGGTTTGGATTTTAGTGGGTGACGTCATTGTCATGGTGGCCAAGCCGCCATATGCGCTCGGCATGTCGGCCCAATAACCACAAGCTGATGCCGAGCAGCAGGAAGAAAATAGTTTTCGGCATCGCATCCCAGAAGAACTCAAAGAAACGGGTATATAAGTTGATGGCTAGAAACGTTAGGCCAAACCCGCGTAACATAGCATCATCGCGCTTTAGTCCTAGCCAAATAGCCACACTGGCAGCAATAGCAAACAGTAGGCTCCAATGCAGCAACTCGATCTGGCGCACCTGGTACCAATAGTCCAGGTCACCGTAATTGCCAAAAATAGACAATAACCACAGGGCAATAAACAGATAAAGCAGCCCCATCGCCTGTGACACCCTATCTAGCCTGCGTTGTGCCAACTGTGGTTGTAATGTCAGTGCCGCTGCACAAAGTAGCAGGCCAAACGCAATAAAGCGTATCGGGTAGCTCATTCCCAGCCAGTAAGCTCCCCAACCGGACAGATAACCGGTTTCCGCCCCAAACGCATTACCCAGTGACAGCAAGGCAAATAGCCATACCAACGGCGCACGGCCAAACCAGCCCACGACACCGTAGATGACGGTACCCAAAAGCAGTAATACTGAAATGCGCCCACTACCGTTATCCAGCCACACGCCGAGTTGGCCGATGGCGGCTGCGGTAAATATTACGCCGAGAAAGAGTACGGCCTCATTACTGTAGATCTTACTGGCGTCTCGCCGGCGGCGGTTAAAGCCCCAACCGTAAAAAGCGGCGGCCAATATCGCAGTGACCACCACCCGTACCGGGGGATCGAAGCGGAAAAACTGGCTTATCCAGTTGAGCAGGAAAGTATCAGCCATCAGGCTGCCAATGGCGATAACCAGCGAAGCCAGTGCGGCAAGAAAGGCGTAACCGGCTAATCTGCGCCAGTCAAAAGGTTGAATATCGATATTCTGTAACAGACGTTGATGCTCGCCCTCAGGGATAACGCCTTCACTGGCCCATCCACTCAGGGTTTTACGCACCACAGCGGCATTTTTCTTACTGAGTTTCATGTGTTTGCCTTCTCATATTTCTATCCTGCCGGAACATTAACCGATCATTATGGACTGAGCTACTTTATATTGGAGATAGCGGGTATAGCGGTTGTCGCTGGCTGTGTATAATGCACGCCGCCAAAGTACCAGAGAGGTTTATGTGTCTGCTGATAAAAGTTTGTCTTCTGAATTTGATTCGCCTGCTGAATACAGTGATGAGTACTGGATGCAGCGGGCGTTGACGCTGGCTCTGCGGGCGCAGAATGAGGGGGAAGTCCCGGTAGGTGCGGTGTTGGTGCTGGGTAATCAGGTTATTGGTGAAGGGTGGAATAAATCTATTCGCGATAACGACCCTACCGCTCATGCAGAAATCATGGCGCTACGGCAAGGCGGGCAGGTGGTGCAGAATTATCGCCTGCTGGAAGCCACGCTATATGTGACGCTGGAGCCATGCGTAATGTGTGCCGGAGCCATGATACACAGCCGGATCCGTCGCTTGGTCTATGGGGCTAATGATTTAAAAACCGGTGCTGCCGGTTCGCTGGTGGATATCTTGCACCATCCGGGGATGAATCATCAAATAGAGGTCAGTGCCGGGGTACTGGCAGAGACGTGTTCCCACCAATTAAGTGCTTTTTTCCGCCTACGGCGTGAGCAGCAAAAGGCGTTGAAACTCGCGCAGCAAGCCTCTACCCGTCAGCCATGACTCGGCCCATCCGTGGGCCTCTCCCTCTACGGAGCCACTGCTGGCAGCATCTTAGTTATTGATTGACCAGCCTGGGCCGACAACGGGATAAGCTTTACCCAGTTCTGCTTCGATAGCGGCATGTTGGGCTGCTTTTTTCTCTCTTTCCTGCAAATATCCCACCAGACTGACCTGATAACGACGGATGTTTTCGACATAGTTATAAGCCTCATGACCACGGGCGTAACCATAGGTGGTGCTTGGGTAGTAGCGTTTTTGACTCAACATGGGTAAACGCATTTTTACATCAACCCAACTGTCTGGATTACCATTCTGATTTTTAGTCAGGCGACGAGCATCCAGCATGTGGCCATAACCTAGATTATAGGCAGCCAGCGCAAACCAGATACGCTCATCTTCTGGAATGGTCTCCGGCACTTTTTGCATTAACCGCTGCAAGTAAATGGAACCGCCTTTAATGCTTTCCTCAGGATCAACCCGGTCTTTAACCCCTAAACCATCTGCTGTGGCGCGGGTTAGCATCATCAAACCGCGCACGCCAGTGGGCGAGGTGGCTTGCGGGTTCCAATGGGATTCTTGATAAGCAATTGCTGCCAGCAGTTTCCAGTCAATTTCCCCGGCATGTTTTTCAAACAAGGATTGGAAAGCGGGCAACACACTGTCGATGGCTGAGAGGAATGTTTTGGTATCGACATAATCAAAGCTACCGACATGGCCGAGATATTTTTCTTCCAGCCGTGCCAGACTGCCGTCTTCAACCATCTGGCTGTAGAAATCGAGCATTGCGGCATACAGGCTGTCATCATCCCCCTTTTGGAAATACCAAGTGACTGGCTCTTCATCTGTGACATCAAAAGCAACCGCCAATTGCGGGTGGATGCGTTGCAGTAGGGCGATTGTCACCGAATCACCCAAGGTATAGTCAAGTTTGCCGTCCGCGACCTGTTCCAGTAACTCTTTGCCAGAACGATCAATGGATGATCCCCAGTTAAGATCGGGATATTTGCTCTGCTTAAGTTGTTTGAGGGTGGTCATATGGGCTGAACCAGAGGCGACAATCAACTGACCCTTCAGATCACTGAATGATTTTGGCCGTGGTTTACCCAGTCGATATACTAATTGTTGCGAGACTGAATAATAGGCAGGGCCGGTACGCGCCCGATTAAGACGCTCACGGTTATAAATTAGCCCGGCAGCCAGCATGTCTGCATCATCGCTATCAAGTGCATCAAACAAGTCATCAATATTATGATGCGGGGTAATGACTAGCTTAACCCCCAGATAGTCGGCAAAACGTTTGGCTAGCTCGTAGTCAAGACCGGAAGGGCCATCCTTTCCGGTGAAGTAGATAAGTGGTGAGCTAATCGTGCTAACACGTAGCTCGCCACGGGCTTTTATACGGTCTAGTTGTCCTTCTTGACTACTGCGCCAGGGAATATTGGGCCACAGCGCGAGGGCCAGAAGTAAGGCAACTACACCGATAACAAAGTAATTTAATTTTATGCGCGTCAAATAGTTATCTCTCGGCAGCGCTCTTTATGTGTGTGTTGTGAAGTAAGAATCGACATGGTT
The sequence above is drawn from the Yersinia intermedia genome and encodes:
- the lepB gene encoding signal peptidase I, with protein sequence MANMFALILAIATLLTGIIWCFERFKWGPARQAKIAAVNAQTAAIKAQTGCAVDNKTLAQAARQPGWIETCASVFPVLALVFIVRSFIYEPFQIPSGSMMPTLLIGDFILVEKFAYGIKDPITQTTLIPTGHPKRGDITVFKYPLDPRLDYIKRVVGLPGDRVSYNPISKEVTVQPACNTGTSCDSALPITYSASEPSDFVQTFRYSGNGEASAGFFQIPTNQAVPDGGVRLRERTETLGPVAHHILTVPGRQDPIGSYYQQPGQPLGVWVVPEGHYFMMGDNRDNSADSRFWGFVPERNLVGKATAIWMSFEKQEGEWPTGVRLSRIGGIH
- the rnc gene encoding ribonuclease III, producing MNPIVINRLQRKLGYTFQQQELLLQALTHRSANSKHNERLEFLGDSILSFVIANELYHRFPRVDEGDMSRMRATLVRGNTLAEMAREFDLGECLRLGPGELKSGGFRRESILADTVEALIGGIFLDSDIHMIERLILDWYRSRLDEISPGDKQKDPKTRLQEYLQGRHLPLPSYLVVQVRGEAHDQEFTIHCQVSGLNEPVIGTGSSRRKAEQAAAEQALKQLELE
- the era gene encoding GTPase Era, producing the protein MSEVEKTYCGFIAIVGRPNVGKSTLLNELLGQKVSITSRKPQTTRHRIMGIHTEGPYQAIYVDTPGLHIEEKRAINRLMNRAASSSLGDVELVIFVVEGTNWTADDEMVVNKLRSLQCPVLLAINKVDNVTDKTKLLPHIQFLSKQMNFLDVVPISAEKGMNVDTIASIVRKLMPEAGHHFPEDYITDRSQRFMASEIIREKLMRFLGEELPYSVTVEIEQFVPNERGGYNIHGLILVEREGQKKMVIGNKGSKIKTIGIEARQDMEQMFEAKVHLELWVKVKSGWADDERALRSLGYTDDLK
- the recO gene encoding DNA repair protein RecO; the protein is MDGWQRAFVLHGRPYSETSLMLDLFTEGEGRMRVLAKGARGRRSNLKGCLQPFTPLLVRWAGRGEVKTLRSAEPVSLALPLTGSMLYSGLYVNELLSRVLEHQTNYSALFFDYLHCLQALAGSDGSPEYALRQFELAILAHLGYGVDFLHCAGSGQPISDTMTYRYREEKGFIASLVVDHYSFTGRQLSALANREFPDADTLRAAKRFTRIALKPYLGGKPLKSRELFRQFVIKPPADPTP
- the pdxJ gene encoding pyridoxine 5'-phosphate synthase, producing MADLLLGVNIDHIATLRNARGTIYPDPVQAAFIAEQAGADGITVHLREDRRHITDRDVRILRQTIQTRMNLEMAVTDEMVDIACELQPHFCCLVPEKRQEVTTEGGLDVAGQLDKMTIAVSRLSEAGILVSLFIDPDMRQIDAAVAVGAPYIEIHTGAYADATTDLVRQAELVRITKAATYAAGKGLKVNAGHGLTYHNVQPIAALPEMHELNIGHAIIGQAVMTGLAAAVTDMKVLMREARR
- the acpS gene encoding holo-ACP synthase; amino-acid sequence: MAILGLGTDIVEISRIEAVVERSGEKLARRILSPSEWQHYQQHQQPIRFLAKRFAVKEAAAKAFGTGIRNGLAFNQFEVVNDALGKPTLHLHQRAAELAVELGVKSLHVSLADERRYACATVIIES
- a CDS encoding YfhL family 4Fe-4S dicluster ferredoxin, whose amino-acid sequence is MALLITRKCINCDMCEPECPNEAISMGAEIYQIDPMRCTECVGHYETPTCQLVCPIDNTIAIDPAWVESNEQLWDKFVQLHHAERL
- a CDS encoding MurR/RpiR family transcriptional regulator encodes the protein MSSLLRIRQLYPTLAQNDRKLADFLLTNPEQARHLSSQKLAQQTGVSQSAVVKFAQKLGYKGFPALKLALSEIVAAPAQAVTLHNQILSTDSLKIVGEKLLSEKAAALRATLDINSEQRLTQALEMLLSARRIILTGIGASGLVAKDLAYKLLKIGIMAVSETDMHAQLAAVQALDARDLLLAISFSGERREINLAAEEAQRSGAKVLALTSFSPNSLQQRADHCLYTISEEPAIRSAAISSSTAQYALTDLLFMAMIQQDLESAQDHIKHSAALVKKLV
- the murQ gene encoding N-acetylmuramic acid 6-phosphate etherase, with the protein product MNLGTLISESRNPATMELDKFSTLEMLTCFNDEDRKVPEAIRLVLPAIVQAVDLAAESLKQGGRLIYLGAGTSGRLGVLDASECPPTFGVPHGRVIGLIAGGPGALLKAVEGAEDDIALGVRDLQDLKLTATDMVVGLAASGRTPYVIGALRYARQLGCPTAAISCNPDSPIAQEAQVAISPVVGPEALTGSTRMKSGTAQKLVLNMLSTGAMVKLGKVYQNLMVDVKATNVKLIDRACRIVVEATGASRVEAENALSQTEFEVKPAILMILKGVSAEQARQDLQQHNGYLRAAL
- the yfhb gene encoding phosphatidylglycerophosphatase C; the protein is MSAEQATSTFKHAGNKCEGTAEAPSTSAKRIVFFDLDGTLHQQDMFGSFLRFLLRHLPLNLLLVVPLLPVIGLGLLAGGRCARWPMSLLLWAITFGRREAHLNDLELRFVNDFRQKVTEFPVVVMRLRQYLESHDVQVWLITGSPQRLVEQVYHDSTFIHRLRLVGSRMARRHGGWVLPLRCLGPEKVVQLEQRLGSPLKLYSGYSDSKQDNPLLYFCEHRWRVSKSGELQQLE
- the tadA gene encoding tRNA adenosine(34) deaminase TadA — its product is MYNARRQSTREVYVSADKSLSSEFDSPAEYSDEYWMQRALTLALRAQNEGEVPVGAVLVLGNQVIGEGWNKSIRDNDPTAHAEIMALRQGGQVVQNYRLLEATLYVTLEPCVMCAGAMIHSRIRRLVYGANDLKTGAAGSLVDILHHPGMNHQIEVSAGVLAETCSHQLSAFFRLRREQQKALKLAQQASTRQP
- the mltF gene encoding membrane-bound lytic murein transglycosylase MltF, which translates into the protein MTRIKLNYFVIGVVALLLALALWPNIPWRSSQEGQLDRIKARGELRVSTISSPLIYFTGKDGPSGLDYELAKRFADYLGVKLVITPHHNIDDLFDALDSDDADMLAAGLIYNRERLNRARTGPAYYSVSQQLVYRLGKPRPKSFSDLKGQLIVASGSAHMTTLKQLKQSKYPDLNWGSSIDRSGKELLEQVADGKLDYTLGDSVTIALLQRIHPQLAVAFDVTDEEPVTWYFQKGDDDSLYAAMLDFYSQMVEDGSLARLEEKYLGHVGSFDYVDTKTFLSAIDSVLPAFQSLFEKHAGEIDWKLLAAIAYQESHWNPQATSPTGVRGLMMLTRATADGLGVKDRVDPEESIKGGSIYLQRLMQKVPETIPEDERIWFALAAYNLGYGHMLDARRLTKNQNGNPDSWVDVKMRLPMLSQKRYYPSTTYGYARGHEAYNYVENIRRYQVSLVGYLQEREKKAAQHAAIEAELGKAYPVVGPGWSINN